One Phycisphaerae bacterium genomic window carries:
- a CDS encoding LacI family DNA-binding transcriptional regulator, with the protein MPVSIAEVARRANVSISTVSRVINRRELVNEKTRARVELAIRELGYQPNAFARGLMLHKSEIVGLVLPDIHGEFYSEIIRGANNQARASGYNLVVSSARDGDDSHSLLDAIRQRSLLDGVAVMVSEVTDRIQGVLTDFRLPFVVLDGDIDGTAHDSVVIDQRAGAIALMRHLVTTCGARRIVFVGGLETNVDTIARYEAYRQVLGEAGLPFSSDDVYHLDYQYDSAYELATQRLRTWLGPEACVFAANDEMAAGIVAAAATLGVSVPQDLAVVGFDDTRVARMTRPPLTTVRVPMSRMGARAIELLCQRIADPQRPPVRVPLQPELIVRESCRAALRRASQQGGAGFRAEVRQ; encoded by the coding sequence ATGCCCGTTTCGATCGCGGAAGTAGCCAGGCGCGCCAACGTCTCGATCAGCACTGTCTCGCGGGTCATCAACCGCCGGGAGCTGGTGAATGAGAAGACGCGCGCGCGGGTCGAGCTTGCCATCCGTGAGTTGGGATATCAACCGAACGCTTTCGCACGCGGCCTGATGCTGCACAAGAGCGAGATCGTCGGCCTCGTGCTGCCCGACATTCATGGCGAGTTCTATTCCGAGATCATCCGCGGGGCGAACAACCAGGCCCGCGCGTCGGGCTACAACCTCGTCGTGTCATCCGCCCGCGACGGCGACGACAGCCATTCGCTGCTGGACGCCATCCGCCAGCGGAGCCTGCTCGACGGCGTTGCCGTCATGGTTTCCGAGGTGACCGACCGCATCCAGGGCGTGCTGACCGACTTTCGGCTGCCGTTCGTGGTGCTTGATGGCGACATCGACGGCACCGCGCACGACAGCGTTGTGATCGACCAGCGGGCCGGCGCCATCGCGCTGATGCGGCACCTCGTGACGACCTGCGGTGCGCGGCGCATCGTTTTCGTCGGTGGCCTGGAAACCAACGTCGACACCATTGCCCGCTACGAGGCGTACCGGCAGGTGCTGGGCGAGGCTGGGCTGCCGTTCTCAAGCGACGACGTGTATCACCTTGACTACCAGTACGATTCGGCGTACGAGCTCGCGACACAGCGCCTGCGGACCTGGCTCGGGCCGGAGGCGTGCGTGTTTGCCGCCAACGATGAGATGGCTGCCGGCATTGTTGCGGCGGCGGCGACGCTGGGGGTGTCCGTGCCGCAAGATCTGGCGGTGGTCGGGTTTGACGACACGCGCGTGGCGCGGATGACGCGCCCGCCGCTGACAACAGTGCGCGTGCCGATGTCGCGAATGGGGGCGCGGGCGATCGAGCTGCTGTGCCAGCGCATCGCGGATCCGCAGCGTCCGCCGGTGCGCGTGCCGTTGCAGCCTGAGCTGATTGTCCGCGAATCTTGCCGGGCGGCGCTGCGGCGCGCCAGTCAGCAGGGTGGGGCCGGGTTTCGCGCAGAAGTCCGCCAGTAG